Proteins from a single region of Zavarzinella sp.:
- a CDS encoding DUF1501 domain-containing protein, with product MNPIFSRRAALQTTSAGFGYLAFSGLATMAAEKAAGPLAPKKSHFPSKAKHVIFLCMDGAPSHVDTFDYKPRLGTDTGKTFSKARQPFAKLLGSPWKFQKHGQSGLAISELYPNLAKHADEMCIINSMYTDVPAHPQAFMMMHTGSFQFKRPSLGAWTVYGLGTDNDNVPGFITIDPARNNGGPTNYASAFLPAYYQGTPITGLARFARPGGGGFGRPGGSQASVSNIKNPQQTTDQQRAQLDFIQSLNKSQLRTEQPNPMIEGAIESYELAFRMQADLPKLMDLSNETRETQALYGIGTNETDSFGKQCLLARKFVQAGVRFVEIRSGGWDHHRALKESLERTTTATDLPIAGLLADLKRTGLLEETLVVWGGEFGRTPYAQGDDGRDHNHKGFTTWMAGGGVKGGTTVGKTDEYGYEAIDNRVHIHDWHATILHLLGLDHEKLTYRHAGRDFRLTDVKGNLVKEVLG from the coding sequence ATGAATCCGATCTTCTCTCGCCGGGCGGCATTGCAGACTACCTCGGCAGGTTTTGGCTATCTGGCGTTTTCTGGCTTGGCAACAATGGCAGCAGAAAAAGCTGCCGGGCCACTGGCACCCAAAAAATCACACTTCCCCAGCAAGGCGAAGCATGTGATCTTTCTGTGCATGGATGGGGCACCTTCCCACGTGGATACCTTTGATTACAAACCACGCCTGGGCACCGATACCGGCAAAACGTTTTCCAAAGCACGTCAGCCTTTTGCCAAACTGCTGGGATCACCCTGGAAGTTTCAGAAACATGGGCAGTCGGGCTTAGCCATCAGCGAACTGTACCCGAATCTGGCAAAACATGCCGATGAAATGTGCATCATCAATTCCATGTACACCGATGTGCCTGCCCACCCACAGGCATTTATGATGATGCACACAGGAAGTTTTCAGTTCAAACGCCCATCGTTGGGTGCGTGGACGGTCTATGGCCTGGGAACCGACAACGATAACGTGCCTGGCTTCATTACGATTGATCCTGCACGCAATAATGGTGGGCCAACCAACTACGCTTCGGCCTTCCTGCCCGCCTACTACCAAGGCACGCCCATTACAGGCCTGGCACGCTTTGCCCGCCCTGGTGGGGGTGGATTTGGCCGTCCAGGTGGTTCGCAGGCCAGTGTCAGCAATATCAAGAACCCCCAGCAGACGACGGATCAACAACGGGCACAGTTGGATTTCATTCAATCGCTGAATAAATCGCAATTACGCACCGAACAGCCCAATCCCATGATTGAGGGTGCCATCGAATCGTACGAATTGGCGTTTCGTATGCAGGCCGACCTGCCAAAACTGATGGATCTTTCGAACGAAACCAGAGAAACCCAGGCGTTGTATGGCATTGGCACCAATGAAACGGATTCGTTTGGCAAACAGTGCCTGCTGGCCCGCAAGTTTGTGCAGGCGGGGGTACGGTTTGTGGAAATCCGCAGTGGTGGCTGGGATCATCACCGGGCCTTGAAAGAAAGCCTGGAACGCACCACCACAGCAACTGACTTGCCGATTGCGGGCTTACTGGCCGATTTGAAACGCACCGGACTTCTGGAAGAAACGCTGGTGGTCTGGGGTGGGGAGTTTGGCCGCACCCCTTATGCACAGGGTGATGATGGCCGCGACCACAACCACAAAGGGTTTACCACCTGGATGGCAGGTGGGGGCGTCAAGGGTGGCACCACCGTGGGCAAGACGGATGAATATGGCTACGAAGCGATTGATAACCGCGTTCACATCCATGACTGGCACGCCACCATCCTGCACCTGCTGGGCCTCGATCACGAAAAACTCACTTATCGCCACGCTGGCCGCGACTTCCGCCTGACGGACGTGAAAGGGAACCTCGTTAAAGAAGTTCTGGGGTAA
- a CDS encoding DUF1549 and DUF1553 domain-containing protein yields MRHTDPDMQMPPKKKLSDAQIADLETWVRNGAADPRDGAVTSKPTEIDIEKGKQFWSFQPVQPRKLPPVKNPKWVKSDLDYFVLNMLESKQMTPVNDADRYTLLRRIYIDLIGLPPTPKEIETFINDKSANAVEKVIDELLLSPQFGERWGRHWLDVARFAESTGKAVNISHPFAWRYRDYVIESFNKDKPYDQFIREQLAGDLLPASNDQQAAEQLIATGFLAIGPKDLNERNRLQFELDLADEQIDTTFQAFLGLTVACARCHDHKFDPIPTEDYYALVGIFRSTSTLYGTVRGLQSNRPTSLVQLPSGSGEPVGLAPITKKEYEQMEKQIADLRKELLEANPRDNNTLNTRLRILIQTSTIEGRKSMYNADGTPKLQAMGVRDSSFPRDSVVYTRGEPNQPGKSVARGFPQVLTDKQPTIRRNSGRMELANWIASPENPLTARVMVNRIWSHLFGRGLVSSVDNYGTMGQRPANQELLDYMAGEFVKNGWSIKKTIKQIMLSHSYQLATTYHAENFDKDPDNQLNWRMTPKRVESEVIRDSMYYIADQLDFAPPAGSPLLRQGEGNVRPQFGGGAPFAKGPRFGQQGASRVNRTVYESVVREQLPEYHTLFDFPDTNVVNGERATTIVPAQALYMLNNDAVIAASQSVARKITQAHSSDKDRIEYAYLLFFGRPATEQEIANATNFLKNYQEIPGQRRFGFGREGNAWPALAQAMFAAAEFIMRN; encoded by the coding sequence GTGCGGCACACCGATCCCGATATGCAGATGCCACCCAAGAAAAAATTAAGCGATGCCCAGATTGCCGATCTGGAAACCTGGGTACGCAATGGTGCGGCCGATCCCCGCGATGGTGCGGTGACCAGCAAGCCAACCGAAATTGATATTGAAAAAGGAAAACAGTTCTGGTCTTTTCAGCCGGTGCAGCCAAGAAAGTTACCACCAGTGAAGAATCCCAAATGGGTCAAAAGCGATCTGGATTACTTCGTATTAAACATGTTGGAAAGCAAGCAGATGACGCCGGTAAACGATGCCGACCGCTATACTTTGCTGCGGCGAATCTATATCGATCTGATTGGCTTGCCACCCACACCAAAGGAAATTGAAACATTTATCAACGATAAATCTGCCAACGCCGTAGAAAAAGTGATCGATGAGCTATTGTTAAGCCCCCAGTTCGGTGAACGGTGGGGTCGGCACTGGCTGGATGTGGCACGCTTTGCCGAATCGACTGGTAAAGCGGTGAATATCTCCCACCCGTTTGCCTGGCGTTACCGCGATTATGTCATTGAATCTTTTAACAAAGATAAACCTTACGACCAGTTCATTCGTGAACAACTGGCGGGAGATCTGTTGCCTGCTTCGAACGATCAACAAGCGGCGGAACAGTTGATTGCAACAGGATTTCTGGCAATTGGGCCAAAGGACCTGAACGAACGCAACCGCTTGCAGTTCGAGCTTGATCTTGCCGATGAGCAGATCGACACCACCTTCCAGGCATTCCTGGGGCTGACGGTGGCCTGTGCCCGATGCCACGACCACAAGTTCGATCCGATCCCCACAGAAGATTACTATGCCCTGGTTGGCATCTTCCGCAGCACCTCCACCCTTTATGGCACAGTGCGAGGGCTGCAGAGCAATCGCCCCACCAGTCTGGTGCAGTTACCCAGTGGATCGGGTGAACCGGTGGGCCTGGCACCAATTACCAAAAAAGAATACGAGCAGATGGAAAAGCAGATTGCTGATCTGCGGAAAGAACTGCTGGAAGCAAACCCACGTGATAATAACACGTTGAATACCCGCCTACGGATTCTTATTCAGACTTCGACGATTGAAGGCCGCAAATCGATGTACAATGCGGATGGTACACCCAAGCTGCAGGCAATGGGGGTGCGGGATTCATCGTTCCCACGCGACAGTGTTGTCTACACGCGCGGTGAACCCAATCAACCAGGTAAATCGGTGGCACGTGGCTTTCCACAGGTACTGACTGACAAGCAACCCACCATTCGACGCAATAGTGGGCGAATGGAACTGGCAAACTGGATCGCTTCGCCAGAAAACCCACTCACCGCACGGGTGATGGTGAACCGGATCTGGTCCCACTTGTTTGGGCGTGGTCTGGTCTCTTCAGTTGATAACTACGGCACGATGGGACAACGCCCGGCAAACCAGGAACTGCTCGATTACATGGCAGGGGAATTTGTCAAGAATGGCTGGAGCATCAAAAAAACAATCAAGCAGATCATGCTGAGCCACAGCTACCAACTGGCAACCACCTACCACGCAGAAAACTTTGATAAGGACCCGGACAATCAACTGAACTGGCGGATGACTCCCAAGCGGGTGGAATCGGAAGTAATTCGTGATTCGATGTACTACATCGCCGATCAATTGGATTTTGCCCCACCTGCAGGTTCTCCATTGTTGCGGCAAGGTGAAGGGAACGTCCGCCCACAATTTGGTGGTGGTGCACCGTTTGCCAAAGGACCTCGCTTTGGCCAGCAGGGTGCATCACGCGTCAATCGCACTGTATACGAATCAGTGGTTCGCGAACAATTGCCGGAATACCACACTCTGTTCGATTTTCCCGATACCAACGTGGTCAATGGCGAACGAGCAACAACAATTGTCCCCGCCCAAGCACTCTACATGCTGAATAACGATGCGGTGATCGCGGCATCCCAGTCGGTTGCCCGCAAGATTACCCAGGCCCACAGTTCAGACAAAGATCGGATTGAATATGCCTACCTGCTGTTCTTCGGTCGACCAGCGACAGAACAGGAAATCGCCAACGCCACCAACTTCCTGAAAAACTATCAGGAGATTCCCGGGCAACGTCGCTTTGGCTTCGGACGGGAAGGCAACGCCTGGCCGGCATTAGCCCAGGCAATGTTTGCAGCGGCAGAATTCATCATGCGTAACTAA
- a CDS encoding CocE/NonD family hydrolase: MMTRNVFFVIYICMALLLAAPAILAQAKQPLTNPEVANPTAITNFSDGIKMQGNIYFPAGFKTDDKRPAVIFCNGTGGTRKGTPAKLAPHFVKAGYVFLAFDYRGWGDSDGKLMPVEALPKSGDKGEVTIMARIARWQMNYADQTEDIRKGMNGFAIADLNHDERTDGSRCSPRRSP, encoded by the coding sequence ATGATGACTCGCAATGTATTCTTCGTAATTTACATTTGCATGGCATTGCTGCTGGCAGCACCTGCTATTCTTGCGCAAGCTAAACAACCACTAACGAATCCCGAAGTGGCAAACCCTACTGCAATTACTAACTTCAGTGATGGTATCAAAATGCAGGGCAACATCTATTTTCCGGCTGGATTCAAGACAGATGATAAAAGACCTGCAGTGATCTTCTGTAATGGCACGGGAGGTACTCGTAAGGGCACGCCTGCAAAGCTGGCCCCTCACTTCGTAAAGGCAGGGTATGTGTTTCTTGCATTCGATTACCGCGGCTGGGGTGACAGTGATGGTAAGTTGATGCCTGTTGAAGCACTTCCGAAGTCAGGGGACAAAGGCGAAGTAACAATTATGGCCCGCATCGCCCGCTGGCAGATGAACTACGCTGATCAAACAGAAGATATCCGCAAGGGGATGAATGGCTTCGCCATCGCGGATCTCAACCACGATGAACGGACAGACGGGTCGCGGTGTTCACCCCGCCGATCACCATGA
- a CDS encoding c-type cytochrome domain-containing protein: MNHFYQMKSGIFIAALAACLTMGSSLVAQPKGPNPEILKRLFETANKNDDKFLDKDEFKSAIDNMPKLKDNPRAGDFIFNFLDKDKDGKLNVEEFQALGNLPQRKGPNGFPPPKKNNPEPKKDPEPATNLGKPASAEQIAFFEKKIRPILVDNCYSCHAEEKQKGGLRVDTRDGLLKGGDSGPALIPVMRIVAC, translated from the coding sequence CTGACCATGGGCAGTTCGCTTGTCGCACAGCCAAAAGGGCCGAATCCGGAAATATTAAAGCGTTTGTTTGAAACTGCTAACAAGAATGATGACAAGTTTCTGGACAAAGACGAATTCAAGTCGGCCATTGACAACATGCCGAAGCTGAAGGATAACCCACGTGCGGGTGATTTCATATTCAACTTTCTCGATAAAGACAAAGATGGCAAACTGAATGTCGAGGAATTTCAAGCGTTGGGGAACCTGCCACAGCGGAAGGGCCCTAATGGTTTTCCCCCACCGAAGAAAAATAATCCCGAACCGAAAAAAGATCCAGAGCCAGCCACAAATTTGGGGAAGCCCGCCTCAGCAGAGCAGATTGCCTTTTTTGAAAAGAAAATCCGCCCCATCCTGGTGGATAACTGTTACAGTTGCCACGCAGAAGAAAAACAGAAAGGTGGCCTGCGGGTAGATACTCGCGATGGTCTATTGAAAGGTGGGGATTCTGGCCCCGCACTTATTCCGGTAATGCGAATCGTAGCCTGCTGA
- a CDS encoding S8 family serine peptidase — MPLFEGEQRGFAWVLHVDGVPAVGIAWPIEASETIDTSRLSYFSWPMKVEPLPPEQTAGFIFIDADGPGMYGRISINADGPGMNGRISIDADGPGMYGRIHIDADSPGMLGSIHIDADGPGMLGRIRIYADGPGMYGRIHIDADGPGMHGSILIRLVTEVAKRLSGKGDVRFSWWTGEVKYRPSQTSFDRDKVVKTISSLSPEALHAVCEAFPEASLPSRSESTSDTIAEKFVTWAESTAPGLEFHIVRAHQVDPLQGLLQKVIPNVSRIDAALTSFFDASEAPTGQESTAKELPKPRPISMLVAVDDDKVQLADIPDFKTVSRIGRIIAGVGSPRSILALEHYSGVISVEASPSFANPECVNSFSFIKADTIHQRYNERGDGAIVAIIDVGIDVLHEAFRDDRGQTRILAVWDQRDNTGRPPSGQTFGTLHTQNQIDEYINTNTVPGNLIIRNQCHGTHVASIAAGSTFGNNAFPGGMAPEAKLVIVIVANPQPGQDEPASIGYSVAHCAALTFIRDVAREKGLPVVVNVSLGAQAGAHDGRSLLELAFDEFSGNGQTPGFAIVKSAGNDRASCLHATVPVNSMSVSHLQWLSPKKCSQRPMARRQDVIDLWLPALAKLQFSLIDPAGQSSPFVSWSNSYETGTFPGGNTYRLTYTRFHKDNGLSRLYITIEHGTSPVILEGTWKLRCEAQHLHACIYIDAWIDRTDSQLVSFLNHVEEQRTLSIPGTAATVISVGAVTTTIPIANPAFSAYGPTLDGRHKPEVAAPGVSIPAASSRSVSAMHAESGTSMAAPHVAGAIALLFSQRGKGNGQQVNAAQIRSALQTSTMHCNGSWHPGTGYGVMDTEQFLQAFGLTCPANSSTATSPAQNPVSTGSES, encoded by the coding sequence AAACGATCGATACTTCACGCCTTTCCTACTTTAGCTGGCCGATGAAGGTCGAGCCGCTACCACCCGAACAAACTGCCGGCTTTATCTTCATTGATGCGGACGGCCCGGGGATGTACGGCAGAATCAGCATCAATGCGGACGGCCCGGGGATGAACGGCAGAATCAGCATCGATGCGGACGGCCCGGGGATGTACGGCAGAATCCACATTGATGCGGACAGCCCGGGGATGCTCGGCAGCATCCACATTGATGCGGACGGCCCGGGGATGCTCGGCAGAATCCGCATCTATGCGGACGGCCCGGGGATGTACGGCAGAATCCACATTGATGCGGACGGCCCGGGGATGCACGGCAGCATCCTCATACGCTTGGTTACCGAAGTGGCGAAACGACTGTCGGGCAAAGGCGATGTGCGTTTCAGCTGGTGGACGGGAGAGGTTAAGTATAGACCCTCGCAAACTTCTTTTGATCGCGACAAAGTTGTGAAAACGATTTCCTCCCTCTCACCCGAGGCTCTCCACGCTGTCTGCGAAGCTTTTCCGGAAGCATCACTTCCGTCTCGGTCCGAAAGCACGAGCGATACGATAGCGGAGAAGTTCGTCACTTGGGCAGAATCCACGGCCCCCGGCTTAGAATTTCACATCGTACGCGCTCACCAAGTTGATCCTTTGCAAGGACTGTTGCAAAAAGTAATCCCTAATGTCTCCCGCATTGACGCTGCACTCACTTCGTTTTTCGACGCGAGTGAAGCACCAACGGGGCAAGAATCGACAGCCAAGGAACTACCTAAGCCTCGACCAATCTCCATGTTAGTGGCGGTCGATGATGACAAAGTGCAGCTCGCAGACATCCCAGACTTCAAGACCGTTTCGCGTATCGGACGGATCATTGCGGGTGTCGGCAGTCCGCGCAGTATCTTGGCCCTCGAACACTACTCCGGAGTCATCTCTGTCGAAGCAAGCCCATCCTTCGCCAACCCAGAATGCGTTAATTCGTTCTCCTTCATTAAAGCAGACACGATCCACCAACGCTACAACGAACGGGGGGATGGGGCCATCGTGGCCATTATCGACGTCGGCATTGATGTGCTGCACGAGGCGTTCCGCGACGATCGTGGCCAAACCAGGATTCTTGCAGTGTGGGACCAACGAGACAACACGGGGAGGCCTCCTTCTGGTCAGACTTTCGGCACACTGCACACCCAAAATCAGATCGATGAATATATCAATACAAACACCGTCCCCGGCAATCTAATAATCCGAAATCAATGTCACGGTACGCATGTGGCTAGTATCGCAGCCGGTAGTACGTTTGGCAACAATGCTTTTCCCGGTGGCATGGCTCCGGAAGCAAAACTCGTCATTGTCATTGTTGCGAACCCGCAACCTGGGCAGGACGAGCCAGCAAGCATTGGGTATTCCGTCGCCCACTGCGCTGCGTTGACTTTCATCAGGGACGTTGCGAGAGAAAAGGGTCTGCCCGTGGTCGTTAACGTAAGCCTCGGAGCGCAGGCCGGTGCTCATGACGGAAGGTCGTTGTTGGAACTAGCTTTCGACGAGTTTTCCGGAAATGGGCAGACCCCTGGATTCGCTATCGTCAAGTCTGCGGGGAACGACCGGGCCAGTTGTTTGCACGCTACCGTTCCGGTAAACAGCATGTCTGTTAGCCACTTACAATGGCTCTCCCCGAAAAAATGCTCTCAACGACCGATGGCTCGTCGACAGGATGTTATCGATCTCTGGCTGCCCGCGTTAGCGAAACTCCAGTTTTCGTTGATCGATCCAGCCGGACAATCCTCGCCGTTTGTTTCCTGGTCGAACTCTTATGAGACAGGCACTTTCCCAGGCGGAAACACCTACAGGCTAACATACACGCGCTTCCACAAGGACAACGGGCTGAGTCGGCTCTACATCACCATTGAGCACGGCACGAGCCCGGTCATCCTGGAGGGAACATGGAAACTGCGCTGCGAAGCTCAACATCTTCACGCTTGCATCTACATCGATGCCTGGATCGACCGAACAGATTCTCAACTTGTTTCCTTTCTGAATCATGTGGAGGAGCAGCGGACCCTGAGCATCCCTGGTACAGCAGCGACGGTAATCTCCGTAGGTGCCGTCACGACCACCATTCCAATCGCAAACCCGGCTTTTTCTGCTTATGGCCCAACCCTGGACGGGCGTCACAAGCCTGAAGTCGCCGCGCCAGGTGTCTCGATCCCCGCAGCTAGCAGTCGGTCGGTGTCGGCTATGCACGCCGAGAGCGGGACTAGCATGGCGGCTCCCCATGTAGCAGGGGCGATTGCCTTGTTGTTTTCCCAGCGTGGCAAGGGAAATGGCCAGCAGGTAAATGCTGCCCAAATTCGCAGCGCACTTCAAACGTCTACGATGCACTGCAACGGATCCTGGCACCCAGGCACTGGGTATGGCGTGATGGACACCGAGCAGTTTTTGCAGGCATTCGGCTTGACTTGCCCAGCGAATTCATCCACCGCCACCTCCCCTGCTCAGAATCCTGTATCCACGGGTTCGGAGAGTTAA